AACGTGTGAATAAACAATGGTTTTCACTCCAATACTCTTCTTTAAACCGTGGAGGAGTGAGAAACGATCCTTGAAATCATCGGTCATAACATAATCCACATTTACTTCGCTGAAGAACTGTGAGGCTGACCCATCGTTCCTTCCTGAGATCCTTGCTTCTTTCATTTCATTGGACAGGTAATCAAGGACCCTTTCGCTTCCTGAGTAGACAAAATAACTGACTCTATGGCCAAGTTCCAGCAATCCTTTTCCAAGTAGAAGGTGCGGTTTGACTCCTGCGGAAAATATATCATCTCCTTCGATTATGAATCCGAAACCTGCCATGATCTAGGATACCCGTTTTAATAATGTTCTATCATGACTTTAAACTTCCTTATTTTACCACCATGGAGACAAAACCAAGCTCGGCCATTTTGGCATTCCTTTGCCAGCTGTAATTTAAGTGAAGTCCCCCTTTACATTCACAACTGTCTTATGATACCAATCTTGCCCATAAATAGGATACAGCAATGCAAAGGAAACATTCCATTGACGATGTTTCACCTTCTTCCAGAACGGATTGAATTTAACAACACAAACCCATTCATCACAACCCGGAAAATCATGATTATGTCTGTTCGGATGCTTCTCTACCATATCTACACAGACATCTTTCCCATTGGCGGACCTGATCTAAAGGGCCCTTTTCCCCATCTACGGTGTTTAAAGGAAAGACTGCGAAGAATGCTGAAGGAGTAAATCAGCAGCCATGAACTAATGCATAAATTTCTCACCACAGAGAATGCACGTTATTTCCCAGATGTGGTCTTGGTGCATCATTATATACATTCTTTCAAAAATTGAATTTATAAGACTTGCTGCTTAAACCTGGCGATCTTTTGGATCTGTAAGCCCACTGGTTGAGAAAATGTAAACAAGAACGAAGAACAGCACAAACAGCGGAACAAGCAAGAGATCGGAAATGGGAACAACACTTTCCGCGAACCAGAAAGCAGAGAATGTGAAGAGAATTGACGAAACCGCCACCTTCATAATTCCCTGCTTCAGTTTTCTTATGCCTCTTCTGAGGACAAACGAGAATACCACCACAACAATCAAGCCCCCAATAATCCCATAAGCGGTGGACCCAAAACTCTCGGGAAACAGTGCCACCAGAACTATTGCTGCTTCGAATGATTCAACAGCTCCTACAGAAAAAGCTGTATAGGAAACCCCCTTTTTGCCCGGCGTCTCTTTTTCAGATTTCGGGAAATTATTCATTTTCTGGAATTTCATGGATCTTCTGGCGCTCTTTGCAAGTCTCTGGGCAAAATATAACAGAAGCAGGGCAGAAACGATCCTGACCAAGAAAATGGGAAGATAGGAAATCCTCTCTCCTATGAATATAGCTGGAACCATGACAACGAAAATTCCAAGAACTGTGTAAAGAATTGGCCCCACTCCCCCCGTCTCTGCTGAAATTGTTATGGCGACGGCGGAAGCTTCGGACATTTCAAGAATGACGATCCCCAGTGCGGCAAGTAACACTCCCAAGTTGATCATGATCTGAAATGTTCCACAAAGAAATAAGAAATGCGGTAAGGATCAACTGGGTGATCGAACATTAATACCGGTTCTCTCAGCGAAATTATTTGGGAAATGTTCCATTGCTGATTCCAACCCTTCCTTAATCTTGGAGACGTCGTAAGTTAGTTTTTCAACGAGGCTTACGGGTTCTATGGTATAATATATATTCCGGTATCCACCATTTTCTAGGGATACGGAGTCCTTGAAACACAGTCCAGCCATTACAAGTTTTTCAAGTATCCTGTGAACGGTGCTCCTGTCTTTGTTCGCTCTCTGTGCCAGAGAATCAAGCGATATTTCGCTCATGCCATAAAGAGAAAAGAATAGATCGCATTCAGCGGTGTTCAACGAATAGAGACAACTGAGAAGATCCGAACAGCTGACCTTACCTTTGAGAATTTTACCCAGCGGAGTCCCTTTCATATGTGTGTAACAATAATGGGCATTAAACACTTTGCATGGTCAATGCAATACAGTAAAATATAATACAGAAAATGAGATTACATGGAGTCCTGCGGCGTTAGACCCAGCGATCATGGTGATATGAATGGATTACGATGATGACATAGAAAAGATAAGGATGAAACATATGGAGGATATAATGAAATCAATGAAGGGAGAAAAGAGGGACGCTGATTCGACCCCTATTGTACTGACTGATTCAAATTTTGCCGGAGAACTCATGAAGCATAACCTGATGGTTGTGGATTTCTGGGCACCGTGGTGCGGCCCATGCCAGATGGTGCACCCAATTATTGAAGCTCTAGCCAGGGACTACGCTGGCAAGGTCAAATTTGGCAGGCTTAATGTCGATGATAACCAGGCGACATCCATGATGTTCAAGGTGAGAAGCATTCCGACCATTCTCATTTTCAAGAATGGAAAGGTTGCAGACGGCGTTATTGGAGCGGTTCCAAGGAACATGCTGGAATCTAAGATAAAGTCCGTGATGCGCGCAGAGTAGTGGTATCGATGACCGGTGGCGCGGAAAAGAGCTATGATGTTATCATAATAGGTGGGGCATCAGCGGGCCTTACAGCTTCGCTCTACTGCAGCAGGCAAAACCTGAAAACACTGGTAATTACAAAGGATGTGGGAGGGCAGGCACTGCTTACCAATGACATACAGAATTACCCCGGTTTTGATCAGGTCAAGGGGTTTGAGCTAATGACAAAGTTTCAGAACCAGTCTGCTGAATATGGTACGGAGTTTGTATATGACGAGGTGAGGAGTGTGGTCCAGAGCAATGGCAAATTTATCGTTGAGACCGTCTCAGAGGAATATGAGGCCGAAGCTTTGATTCTAGCCTTCGGTAAGACACCACGAGAACTGGGGGCACCCGGGGAGAAGGAGCTTTCAGGGAGAGGCATATCTTATTGTGCGGTCTGTGACGGTCCGTTGTATAAGGGGCGGAGGGTCGCGGTTATAGGCACCGGCCCGCAACTCATAGATGCGGCCATATATCTTGTTGATCTTGCCGCAGAACTGTTTGTGATACACACTACATCAAAGTCTCAAAGAGATCAGGATTCCGTAAAAGCCCTCTCGTCTCGGAAGAATGTCACATTCATTGAGTCTCAGAAAGTGAAAGGCTTCAGGCAAGTGGATACTGGAATATCTATTCTGATGGAAAGCCATTTAGATGGATCGATCGTCAGAGATATAGAGGTTGACGGGATATTTATTGAGAATGGATATATCGCGAAGACAGAGTTCCTGAAAGGCATAGTGAATCTCAACGAAAGGAATGAAGTAATTATAGACAGCCTCTGCCACACATCTATGGACGCTGTCTTTGCTTGTGGCGACGTCACCAACATGCCTTACAAGCAGGTGGTAATATCTGCTGGACAGGGTGCGGTAGCAGCACTTTCCGCTTTTAATTATATACAGGAAAAGAGGGGGCTTGTCCCCATAAAGACAGACTGGAGAGACATAAGGAAATAAATTCGATTTTGTGGGCGTTTAAATTTTATCGTCGGTGCAAGGAATGCACTGACCCCAATATTATTCATATGCTGGGTGTTTATGCTAAGATTACATGACCGACGAAGTCACAGAAACTGATAAGCTTAAGGAAATCCAGAAGCTGATGGAGTACCTTGGATCACAGGTTCCAGAGAACATGAACGCCTTTGGCGGATTCATACAGAGCGTCCAGAAAAACGGAAAACTTTCACTCAAGGTGAAGGAATTGATATCAATAGCCCTTTCTATAAGTTCACAGTGTGAGTGGTGCATTCCATATCATGCCAAGATGGCACTACAGAATGGGGCAACCGTGGATGAGATAATGGAAGCTGCGATGGTCGCGGTTCTGATGTATGGATCTCCGGCTCTTATGCACGTCATACCCTTAAAGAAGGCCCTTGATGAGTTCGGTTCAAAACGGACCGCTTAAAAATCAACTTATGGTATCGATGATTGATACCATCTCGTCTTCATATTTCCTCACTCCACTTTCCCGGCCTAGATAATCACGTGAAAGCGCAGAAACATAAAGAAAGCTCAGGTGACATCCAGTTTCCGTTTCATATATCGATATCTTGCATGGGATAAACATACCCATTCTCAGGTCCTCGGCCATCACCTCCCTAGCCGCAATTGGTTTGCACACATTGAGGATGTAGTATTTCCTGAATTTGTCACCAAAATTTGATTCAAGTATGTGCTGCACATCAACGTAGGACAGAACAATGAACCCGTTTTCCTTCAGGGCGTGAGATAGTTTTCCATAAACGTCCTCAACGTCCAGGTCAAGATCCTTCTCATAGCTGTACATGCTTCATTATTTTCAGGAACCTTATCAATGTTGACAATTGAAATCGCAGGAGGGTCAGTGGTTCCTGCGCATGAATTCAACGATTCTCTTCGATCCTTCCGTTATGTTCTCCTCACTTGTGGCATACGAGATCCTGAAGTGTTTTTCTCCCTGGTTTCCGAAAGCTGACCCAGGAGTAACAGTCACCTGAGACTCTTCCAGAAGTTTCATTGACAGCCTGTCTGAATCGATGCCAAGATCATATTCTGGAAACAGGTAAAACGCGCCTTCAGGCCTGACAAAGCTAAGGCCAGGGACATCGGAGAGCAAATCCATGAGCATGTTCCTTCTCCGGAGGAATGCTGCCCTGAAACGTTTTGGGGTTTCCCTGTCGTCGAGTGCTGCAATTGCAGCATACTGCGAAACCGAAGTAGCGCAGGTCAGGGTCTGCTGCTGTATGATATCAGACGCCTTTATAATCTCTGGGTTTGCAAGCATGTATCCTATTCTCCAACCAGTCATCGCATAACTCTTTGAAAATCCACTCAGGGTGACTGTGTGATCTGCCATCTCGGGGATCGAGGCGGGCGAGAATGGCCTACTCTCATATGAAAGATCTTCGTAAATCTCGTCAGATATAAGGTAAAGATCGTGATTCAGCGCAAAATCTGAAAGGTTCCTGATCTCTTTCTCTCCATACACCCTGCCTGTGGGGTTGCTCGGGTTGCTTATTATTATGGCTCTGGTCCTCTTATCCACGGATTTTTCTAGCACATCGAAATCGAAGCCGTATTTTTCGTCTGTCCTGACACCTCTTGGGACACCATCGTACAGTTTCACTATGTCAGGATATGACACATAATACGGTTCTGGTATCAGGACATTGTCGCCGGGTTCCAGTATGGACATCATCGCCAGAGACACCGAGAATTTTGTCGGGGTTACGATTATATTGTTTGGATCCGCAATTATATTGTTCAGATCCTTGAATTTCTGTGCAATCTTGGTTCTGAGTTCAGGAACGCCTTTGGATGGGGTGTAATGAGTCTTTCCGCTCCGTGCCGCCTCAAAACCTGCGTCAATTATGTTTTCCGGAGTTGTAAAATCGGGTTCTCCGAGAGAAAAGTTGTATACCTTTTTTCCTGTCTTTCTCAGTTCTTCGGCTTTGAGGCTCATGCCAATAGTAGCTGAGGGTGATATGTTTCTTAGTCTGGATGATACCATTAAAAATGATTGCCAAACTTAATATTATCTTTTCTGTCAATTCCATGTGAAATGTCTATGCCGCAAAACAGTATGGAATGAAAGCGACGGTGAACGTATAGATGTGGAGGTTACTTCCTGAGCAGTATCGCAATCATTCCGAATGCATACCCGAGCAGGATGTAACTGAACAACGCAGACTGCCTCATCACTGCACCGGCTGCGAATACAGCAAGTATTCCTGCAACAGTGAAGACTAACCTCACATTACCGTAAAATGAACTGCTATCAGGGAAATCATAAATTT
The genomic region above belongs to Thermoplasmataceae archaeon and contains:
- the trxA gene encoding thioredoxin: MDYDDDIEKIRMKHMEDIMKSMKGEKRDADSTPIVLTDSNFAGELMKHNLMVVDFWAPWCGPCQMVHPIIEALARDYAGKVKFGRLNVDDNQATSMMFKVRSIPTILIFKNGKVADGVIGAVPRNMLESKIKSVMRAE
- a CDS encoding FAD-dependent oxidoreductase, translated to MTGGAEKSYDVIIIGGASAGLTASLYCSRQNLKTLVITKDVGGQALLTNDIQNYPGFDQVKGFELMTKFQNQSAEYGTEFVYDEVRSVVQSNGKFIVETVSEEYEAEALILAFGKTPRELGAPGEKELSGRGISYCAVCDGPLYKGRRVAVIGTGPQLIDAAIYLVDLAAELFVIHTTSKSQRDQDSVKALSSRKNVTFIESQKVKGFRQVDTGISILMESHLDGSIVRDIEVDGIFIENGYIAKTEFLKGIVNLNERNEVIIDSLCHTSMDAVFACGDVTNMPYKQVVISAGQGAVAALSAFNYIQEKRGLVPIKTDWRDIRK
- a CDS encoding carboxymuconolactone decarboxylase family protein; this encodes MTDEVTETDKLKEIQKLMEYLGSQVPENMNAFGGFIQSVQKNGKLSLKVKELISIALSISSQCEWCIPYHAKMALQNGATVDEIMEAAMVAVLMYGSPALMHVIPLKKALDEFGSKRTA
- a CDS encoding DUF302 domain-containing protein — its product is MYSYEKDLDLDVEDVYGKLSHALKENGFIVLSYVDVQHILESNFGDKFRKYYILNVCKPIAAREVMAEDLRMGMFIPCKISIYETETGCHLSFLYVSALSRDYLGRESGVRKYEDEMVSIIDTIS
- a CDS encoding pyridoxal phosphate-dependent aminotransferase, translated to MVSSRLRNISPSATIGMSLKAEELRKTGKKVYNFSLGEPDFTTPENIIDAGFEAARSGKTHYTPSKGVPELRTKIAQKFKDLNNIIADPNNIIVTPTKFSVSLAMMSILEPGDNVLIPEPYYVSYPDIVKLYDGVPRGVRTDEKYGFDFDVLEKSVDKRTRAIIISNPSNPTGRVYGEKEIRNLSDFALNHDLYLISDEIYEDLSYESRPFSPASIPEMADHTVTLSGFSKSYAMTGWRIGYMLANPEIIKASDIIQQQTLTCATSVSQYAAIAALDDRETPKRFRAAFLRRRNMLMDLLSDVPGLSFVRPEGAFYLFPEYDLGIDSDRLSMKLLEESQVTVTPGSAFGNQGEKHFRISYATSEENITEGSKRIVEFMRRNH